CATCAATGGCGGCGAAACACTACCCTCTCGCGAGAGTCTAACTGGAAGCAAGTCGCCATGGGTGGCAAGTTGAGCGCAATGAGGTTCAGCGGCTGCTGTTTACCTCATTGTTGGCGTGTGCCGCCTCTACACCACGGGAAACGGCGGTGCCGACGCCTTGCAGATGTAAACCCGTACCCGAACCTTGCACACCTCAACGAAATATCGCGCGGTAGCGCTTGCTGGCCCCGTCATCTCCGCCCAAGGTCAAATACATCGTATAGGGGCCACACTTGTCATTGCTCACCTTGTAAGTCCCTTCCTTCAATGAGCAGGAGGCGGGCGCGGAGAAGACAAGATCGAATGGCGTAGTGGAG
This portion of the Thioflavicoccus mobilis 8321 genome encodes:
- a CDS encoding DUF6916 family protein; protein product: MSQQSDLSVDDFVPVVNETFKVEFEGVLSEEMTLIRATEQPRDDAQRSTTPFDLVFSAPASCSLKEGTYKVSNDKCGPYTMYLTLGGDDGASKRYRAIFR